In the genome of Phlebotomus papatasi isolate M1 chromosome 2, Ppap_2.1, whole genome shotgun sequence, one region contains:
- the LOC129804703 gene encoding heparan sulfate 2-O-sulfotransferase pipe isoform X2: protein MEDKLQPSEMSASGLSGNSISQESAQSNVHEMYKYLKSTGQMSTLRAWDLNNTRKADLELVFFNRVPKVGSQTFMTLIRRLSAENSFTFHRDAVQRIETIRLSPDQQLELSDMIADLPTPSVYVKHVCYTNFTRFGLPAPIYVNLVRDPVERVISWYYYIRAPWYYVERKQAFPDLPLPDPRWLRKDFETCVLNHDPECTFNYGETHEGIGDHRRQTLFFCGHDEECTPFNTVGALERAKYAVESQYSVVGVLEDLNTTLSVFEAYIPRFFRGAKNIYWEEVNNFNKINRNSFKPPVSEEVKDIVRRNFTREIEFYQFCKQRLHKQFLAAKLPLN from the exons AATCTGCACAGAGCAACGTCCACGAAATGTACAAATATCTCAAGAGTACTGGACAG ATGAGTACACTGAGGGCGTGGGACTTGAACAACACGCGAAAGGCTGATTTGGAGCTGGTATTCTTCAACCGCGTCCCCAAAGTTGGTAGTCAGACCTTCATGACGCTGATCCGACGTCTGTCGGCGGAGAACAGTTTCACTTTCCACCGGGACGCCGTACAACGAATTGAAACAATCCGCCTGTCACCAGATCAGCAGCTGGAACTGTCCGACATGATAGCAGACCTGCCGACGCCCAGTGTCTACGTCAAGCACGTCTGCTATACCAATTTCACGCGCTTCGGCCTACCAGCGCCTATCTACGTCAATCTCGTTCGAGATCCCGTGGAGCGTGTCATTAGCTGGTACTACTACATCAGAGCGCCTTGGTACTACGTCGAGCGCAAACAAGCTTTCCCCGATCTACCCCTACCCGATCCCCGGTGGCTACGCAAGGACTTCGAAACTTGCGTTCTCAACCACGATCCCGAATGCACCTTCAACTACGGAGAGACTCATGAAGGTATCGGCGATCATCGGCGTCAGACACTCTTCTTCTGCGGCCATGACGAAGAGTGCAC GCCATTCAACACTGTAGGAGCCCTCGAAAGGGCTAAGTATGCAGTGGAATCACAGTATTCAGTTGTGGGAGTGCTTGAGGATCTCAATACGACGCTTTCCGTCTTTGAAGCCTATATTCCTCGATTTTTCAGAGGAGCCAAAAACATCTACTGGG AAGAAGTAAACAACTTCAACAAAATAAACAGAAACTCCTTCAAACCGCCAGTGAGTGAGGAGGTAAAAGACATTGTGAGACGTAACTTCACCAGAGAGATTGAATTCTACCAGTTCTGCAAACAGAGACTCCACAAACAATTCCTAGCCGCCAAATTACCACTCAATTGA
- the LOC129804699 gene encoding mismatch repair endonuclease PMS2, whose amino-acid sequence MDIPKSSSECAPVVTAANTSENAKEIKAIDNISVHKICSGQVILGLGSAVKELVENALDAKATLIEVKLKDHGLESLEVSDNGIGVEKSNFQGLTGKYHTSKIRDFVDLEQVGTFGFRGEALSSLCAVSDMVIITRHQSAVCGTRLEFDYRGDIIGELPCARQVGTTVQVRNLFGSLPVRKAEFRRNVKKEFRKMCSILEGYCLAATGVRIICTNSTLKGSKTTIFHTEGGRDVLENIGNIFGTKQVGELVKIKPPLERDDQFSQETFLELDLDEVRTEDLEKLNVNQFTISGWISSCAHGSGRSSRDRQFIYINSRPCELKKILQVINDVYHKYNINQYPFVFLDIRMDNSRVDVNVTPDKRQLFVMNENILLLALKIALLKTFNECASSYKIEKPEKSIRLPEKASKKPKPDEEEDLFPSSQEKFSQKLSQWKATGNTEEKWSGQKNKRKIDDEISARKAKMKKIQAILDSPEKSEKPQKVARLSCGSTPRREICFEAKTPEVQESRKDQKETAFEEPPSSSTPKTAAERPKTPTPKSKKSPEKSPEAQKALPEVVEDEVIDVNSVVNSYSTRAKIRQMVQKLSISIREVAEKSRQEASARRQNAEKASNLKRLRFKAKLDSLDAAEEELSREIDKTSFSQMKIIGQFNLSFIIARLDDDLFIVDQHATDEKYNFEQLQATEKIQSQPLVIPQPLELSAVKELQLMDNLEVFQRNGFHFLIDQEAPMTKRIKLAQKPQNRNWDFGLDDIEELLFMLQDAPPGVMCRPSRVRAMFASRACRKSVMFGMALKKSDMRRLLDHMGEIKHPWHCPHGRPTMRHLVNLQMVKD is encoded by the exons ATGGATATCCCCAAAAGTAGTTCTGAGTGTGCCCCAGTAGTCACAGCTGCAAACACTAGTGAGAACGCTAAAGAAATCAAAGCGATAGACAATATTTCCGTGCACAAAATTTGTTCCGGACAG GTGATTCTGGGATTGGGTTCAGCAGTGAAGGAGCTTGTGGAGAATGCTTTGGATGCAAAAGCTACTCTGATTGAGGTGAAACTCAAGGACCATGGCTTGGAATCCCTGGAAGTGTCAGACAATGGGATTGGAGTGGAAAAATCCAATTTCCAAGGCCTCA CGGGAAAGTATCACACTTCCAAGATTCGAGATTTCGTGGATTTGGAGCAAGTGGGGACTTTTGGTTTTCGAGGAGAGGCTTTGAGCTCTCTCTGTGCAGTGTCTGACATGGTGATCATCACCAGGCATCAGTCAGCTGTCTGTGGAACTCGTCTGGAGTTTGACTACCGCGGAGACATCATCGGAGAGCTTCCATGTGCCCGCCAAGTAGGAACTACAGTTCAGGTAAGAAATTTATTCGGTTCCCTGCCTGTCCGGAAGGCAGAATTCCGCCGGAATGTGAAGAAGGAGTTCAGAAAGATGTGCAGCATTCTCGAGGGTTACTGTCTAGCTGCGACTGGAGTGAGGATTATCTGCACAAATTCCACTCTCAAGGGCTCAAAAACGACAATTTTCCACACGGAGGGCGGAAGAGATGTTCTGGAGAATATCGGGAATATTTTTGGGACGAAGCAGGTGGGGGAATTGGTAAAAATCAAGCCTCCACTCGAGAGAGATGATCAATTCAGTCAGGAAACTTTTCTTGAACTGGATCTCGATGAGGTTCGAACGGAAGATCTGGAGAAGCTCAATGTGAATCAATTCACAATAAGCGGATGGATTTCCAGTTGCGCCCATGGGTCCGGAAGATCCTCAAGGGATCGTCAGTTCATCTACATTAACTCCAGACCGTGTGAGCTCAAAAAGATCCTGCAGGTGATCAATGATGTTTATCACAAGTACAACATCAATCAATATCCTTTCGTTTTCCTGGACATTCGCATGGACAATTCCCGGGTAGATGTCAATGTGACTCCGGATAAGAGGCAGTTGTTCGTCATGAATGAGAACATCTTGCTTCTGGCCCTGAAGATTGCCCTGCTGAAGACTTTCAATGAATGTGCTTCGAGCTATAAAATCGAGAAACCAGAAAAATCAATTAGGCTTCCGGAAAAAGCTTCCAAGAAGCCCAAGCCAGACGAAGAGGAAGATCTTTTCCCTTCAAGCcaggaaaaattctcacaaaagcTCTCACAATGGAAAGCAACCGGGAATACCGAAGAAAAGTGGTCAGGACAGAAAAACAAAAGGAAGATTGACGATGAAATCTCTGCAAGAAAAGCCAAGATGAAGAAAATCCAGGCAATTCTGGACAGTCCTGAGAAGTCAGAGAAGCCTCAAAAGGTGGCAAGATTGTCCTGTGGAAGTACTCCCAGGAGAGAAATTTGCTTTGAAGCCAAAACTCCGGAAGTTCAAGAATCTCGAAAGGACCAAAAAGAAACGGCTTTTGAAGAACCTCCTTCAAGCAGTACCCCAAAAACGGCTGCAGAAAGACCAAAAACTCCCACTCCCAAATCGAAAAAATCTCCAGAGAAGAGCCCAGAAGCCCAAAAGGCTCTCCCAGAGGTCGTAGAAGATGAAGTAATCGATGTAAATTCCGTAGTCAATTCCTACTCTACTCGTGCCAAAATCCGCCAGATGGTGCAAAAACTCTCAATCTCCATTCGGGAAGTTGCCGAAAAATCCCGCCAGGAGGCCTCAGCAAGGCGCCAAAATGCAGAAAAAGCCAGTAATCTCAAGAGATTGAGATTCAAAGCCAAACTAGACAGTCTGGACGCAGCTGAGGAGGAACTCAGTCGAGAGATCGACAAGACTTCCTTCAGCCAGATGAAGATCATCGGACAGTTCAACCTGTCCTTCATCATTGCTCGCCTGGATGACGATCTCTTCATAGTTGATCAGCACGCCACGGACGAGAAGTACAACTTTGAGCAACTCCAGGCCACGGAAAAAATCCAATCCCAGCCTCTGGTTATTCCTCAGCCCCTCGAACTGAGCGCAGTGAAGGAGCTGCAGCTGATGGACAATCTAGAAGTCTTCCAGCGCAATGGATTTCACTTCTTGATTGACCAGGAAGCTCCCATGACGAAGAGAATTAAGCTGGCGCAGAAGCCTCAAAACAgaaattgggattttggcctGGATGACATCGAGGAGTTGCTGTTCATGCTCCAGGATGCTCCACCTGGCGTCATGTGCCGACCATCGAGGGTCAGGGCCATGTTCGCTTCCAGGGCTTGCCGGAAGTCCGTGATGTTCGGAATGGCGCTGAAAAAGAGCGACATGAGGCGACTGCTCGACCACATGGGAGAGATCAAGCATCCCTGGCACTGTCCTCATGGAAGGCCAACCATGAGGCACCTCGTCAATCTCCAAATGGTCAAAGATTGa
- the LOC129804702 gene encoding deoxynucleoside triphosphate triphosphohydrolase SAMHD1 homolog, with product MYFEVVDPVHGILRFPPFVRDIVDTLEFQRLRNIKQLGHTSSVYPGVNHTRFEHCLGVAHLVQHFIGILERNSGKCIDESLKKYTMIAGLLHDLGHGPYSHMWEKFVHTGSDKSWKHEETSCVLVGRIFEKIPLSECSKEHNRGVLLIKSLILGDEKMLRKELPKEDMFLSEIVSNPFCEVDVDKWDYIMRDSFYLKNAIDIPHDFFKLFQGAKISFDKEGVSHISYHIDDLSNILRLFETRSKLHREVYQMPFVALMEILVKDILVSAEANGFTLEGVKLSEAHQYPEIFIMLDDSIIRVIQLDGSPKLRGTKELIAQMHERKLYQRISHEGGDIVNGHDIPGLIIQRIDLPKIPKNLPVHIDNVGNFFQPFLEERSILTKTIEYKVEKN from the exons ATGTATTTCGAAGTGGTTGATCCTGTTCATGGGATTTTACGATTCCCTCCCTTTGTCCGGGACATTGTGGACACTTTGGAGTTTCAGCGCCTCAGGAATATCAAGCAGTTGGGGCACACGTCGAGTGTCTATCCAGGTGTCAATCATACACGCTTCGAGCACTGCCTTGG AGTGGCACATCTTGTGCAACATTTCATCGGAATACTCGAAAGGAACTCAGGGAAGTGTATCGATGAGTcattgaaaaaatacacaatg ATTGCTGGACTGCTTCATGATCTTGGGCATGGCCCATATTCTCATATGTGGGAAAAATTTGTCCACACCGGAAGTGATAAGAGTTGGAAG CACGAAGAAACTTCCTGTGTCCTGGTTGGGAGGATTTTCGAGAAGATCCCTCTCAGTGAATGCTCAAAGGAACACAATCGTGGTGTTCTGCTCATCAAGTCACTCATTCTCGGTGACGAAAAGATGCTGAGGAAGGAACTTCCCAAGGAAGATATGTTCCTTTCAGAG ATTGTCAGCAATCCCTTCTGCGAAGTTGATGTTGATAAGTGGGACTACATCATGAGGGACTCATTCTACTTAAAAAATGCCATTGATATTCCACACGATTTCTTCAAATTGTTCCAAG GAGCAAAAATATCCTTTGATAAAGAAGGAGTCTCGCACATTTCTTACCACATCGATGATTTGAGCAATATATTGCGACTTTTTGAGACAAGGTCCAAGCTTCATCGTGAAGTGTATCAGATGCCTTTTGTTGCTCTCATGGAGATTCTCGTGAAGGATATTCTGGTGTCAGCTGAAGCCAATGGCTTTACTTTGGAGGGAGTTAAACTCTCAGAAGCCCACCAGTATCCGGAGATTTTTATCATGCTGGATGATTCGATAATTCGGGTCATTCAGCTGGATGGAAGTCCAAAGTTGCGAGGTACAAAGGAGCTCATTGCTCAGATGCACGAGCGGAAGCTCTACCAAAGAATATCTCACGAAGGTGGAGATATCGTCAATGGCCATGATATACCTGGCTTGATAATTCAGAGAATCGATCTGCCTAAGATACCTAAAAATTTGCCCGTTCACATTGACAATGTGGGCAATTTCTTCCAACCGTTCTTGGA GGAACGTtcaatcctgaccaaaaccatTGAGTACAAAGTGGAGAAGAACTGA